In Halobaculum rubrum, the following are encoded in one genomic region:
- a CDS encoding dihydrofolate reductase, translating to MDDDDRSPPSDGDTDGDGDEDADVRVSLIAAVAANGVIGADGGMPWHFPTDMRHFKETTTGHPVIMGRRTYESIASDVGGPLPDRTNVVLSRSSPDLSDDVIVADSVEEALAAARGDAAERGVDRVYVAGGGDVYEQFLPLADELVLTEVHESYEGDTTFPEFDPDEWRELERDERDGFDFVVYERAR from the coding sequence ATGGACGACGACGACAGATCCCCGCCGAGCGATGGCGATACTGACGGCGACGGCGACGAGGACGCCGACGTTCGCGTCTCACTCATCGCCGCCGTCGCAGCCAACGGCGTCATCGGTGCCGACGGCGGGATGCCGTGGCACTTCCCGACCGACATGCGTCACTTCAAGGAGACCACGACCGGCCACCCGGTGATCATGGGACGCCGGACGTACGAGTCGATCGCGAGCGACGTCGGGGGGCCGCTCCCGGACCGAACGAACGTCGTCCTCTCGCGGTCGAGCCCGGACCTCTCGGACGACGTGATCGTCGCCGACTCCGTCGAGGAGGCGCTCGCGGCCGCCCGCGGCGACGCCGCCGAGCGGGGCGTCGACAGGGTCTACGTCGCCGGCGGCGGCGACGTCTACGAGCAGTTCCTCCCGCTCGCCGACGAGCTGGTGTTGACGGAAGTTCACGAGTCGTACGAGGGCGACACCACGTTTCCCGAGTTCGACCCCGACGAGTGGCGGGAACTCGAGCGCGACGAGCGCGACGGCTTCGACTTCGTCGTCTACGAGCGCGCTCGATAG
- a CDS encoding lamin tail domain-containing protein yields the protein MSTRGLAALACCLLLVVAGCAAEPAGPSTAGSADATETVPPGSGGTPVTASPPANGPRVTVVEIVDGDTFRFEYENGTTDTARLLGVDTPEVYGENSPDEFEGVPDTDAGRSCLREYGDRASAYARNRLLGEEVTLAFDSNEPRRGYYDRLLVYVHHDGGSFNYALIDRGLARVYDSSFERGDTFYAAEERAMAGSRGLWSCRNGTPGPAGDDETTATATVTATQTGDGVVVSRIHADAEGADGENLNDEYVVLTNRGDEAVDLTGWTLSDEAGFTYEFPAGVTLAAGASLTLHVGSGEDTETDLYWGRGRPTLNNDGETVILRDASGTVVAERST from the coding sequence ATGTCCACCCGCGGTCTCGCCGCGCTCGCGTGTTGCCTCCTGCTCGTGGTCGCGGGCTGTGCCGCCGAGCCGGCCGGCCCGTCGACGGCCGGGAGCGCCGACGCGACGGAGACGGTGCCTCCCGGATCGGGCGGAACGCCGGTCACCGCCTCGCCTCCGGCGAACGGCCCTCGCGTCACGGTCGTCGAGATCGTCGACGGCGACACGTTCCGGTTCGAGTACGAGAACGGCACGACGGACACCGCACGCCTCCTCGGTGTCGACACGCCAGAGGTGTACGGCGAGAACTCCCCGGACGAGTTCGAGGGCGTCCCGGACACGGACGCCGGCCGGTCGTGTCTGCGCGAGTACGGCGACCGCGCCAGCGCCTACGCGAGGAACCGACTCCTCGGCGAGGAGGTGACGCTCGCGTTCGACTCGAACGAACCACGCCGCGGGTACTACGATCGGCTGCTCGTGTACGTCCACCACGACGGCGGCTCGTTCAACTACGCGCTGATCGACCGGGGCCTCGCCCGCGTGTACGACTCCTCGTTCGAGCGCGGCGACACGTTCTACGCCGCGGAGGAGCGCGCGATGGCGGGGAGTCGCGGACTGTGGTCCTGTCGGAACGGCACGCCCGGTCCAGCCGGCGACGACGAGACGACCGCCACCGCGACGGTGACCGCAACGCAGACCGGCGACGGCGTCGTCGTCTCGCGGATCCACGCCGACGCCGAGGGCGCCGACGGCGAGAACCTCAACGACGAGTACGTCGTCCTCACGAACCGCGGGGACGAGGCGGTCGACCTCACGGGATGGACGCTGTCGGACGAGGCGGGCTTCACCTACGAATTCCCCGCCGGCGTAACGCTGGCGGCGGGCGCGTCGCTGACGCTCCACGTCGGCAGCGGCGAGGACACCGAGACCGACCTGTACTGGGGTCGGGGTCGACCGACGCTGAACAACGACGGCGAGACGGTGATCCTGCGCGACGCGAGCGGGACCGTCGTCGCGGAGCGGTCGACCTGA
- a CDS encoding tautomerase family protein, translating into MPHLRFDLSVAVTDAERASFADWVAETYAEVMDTGTDHVGVSVVESDPQLGGADPEDPVALVNADVRVGRTVEQRHALARRLTAELGDRFGVPERTVYVVVTEHEGTDFVLGGDPLDDWGAAERDDGD; encoded by the coding sequence GTGCCACACCTTCGATTCGATCTCTCCGTCGCCGTCACCGACGCCGAGCGCGCGTCGTTCGCCGACTGGGTCGCCGAGACGTACGCCGAGGTCATGGACACCGGAACCGACCACGTGGGCGTGTCGGTCGTCGAGAGCGACCCGCAGTTGGGCGGCGCAGATCCCGAGGATCCGGTCGCGCTCGTGAACGCGGACGTCCGTGTCGGGCGGACCGTCGAGCAGCGCCACGCGCTCGCCCGCCGCCTGACCGCCGAACTCGGCGATCGATTCGGCGTCCCCGAACGAACGGTGTACGTCGTCGTCACGGAACACGAGGGGACGGACTTCGTCCTCGGCGGCGACCCGCTGGACGACTGGGGCGCCGCCGAGCGCGACGACGGAGACTGA
- a CDS encoding class I SAM-dependent methyltransferase: MTTADSGGDDARTDGTDPFGRAIREFARDERTEPLWCVDGNERLDHPIERFYFAERDASVYETLGSDGLATPLLDLGAGAGRDVLRFQERYEGEVVGLESSANLVATMRERGVDSAVRGDMFALREQFDRDRFRAVYAHGTQLGLARPPHRLREFLADMAVVTTDDAVAVLDNYDPDADGVRDLLGWRPDPTPGMGYRVMHFEYEGDVGDTLLFRPFAPDVLREACVGSEWSVATVRYTNDHHYEAVLRKG; encoded by the coding sequence ATGACGACCGCCGACTCCGGGGGCGACGACGCCCGCACCGACGGAACGGACCCGTTCGGCCGCGCGATCCGCGAGTTCGCACGCGACGAGCGGACGGAGCCGCTGTGGTGTGTGGACGGGAACGAGCGCCTCGATCACCCCATCGAGCGGTTCTACTTCGCCGAGCGCGACGCGTCGGTGTACGAGACGCTCGGTTCCGACGGGCTGGCGACGCCGCTGCTCGATCTGGGTGCGGGGGCCGGACGCGACGTACTCCGGTTTCAGGAACGCTACGAGGGGGAGGTGGTGGGGCTGGAGTCGTCCGCGAACCTCGTCGCGACGATGCGCGAGCGCGGCGTCGACTCGGCGGTTCGAGGCGACATGTTCGCGCTGCGCGAGCAGTTCGACCGGGACCGCTTCCGGGCCGTCTACGCCCACGGAACCCAACTCGGACTGGCCCGGCCGCCACACCGCCTCCGCGAGTTTCTGGCGGATATGGCGGTCGTGACGACCGACGACGCCGTCGCCGTCCTCGACAACTACGACCCCGACGCCGACGGCGTCCGCGACCTCCTCGGGTGGCGACCCGACCCCACGCCGGGCATGGGCTACCGCGTGATGCACTTCGAGTACGAGGGGGACGTGGGCGACACCCTGCTGTTCCGGCCGTTCGCGCCCGACGTACTCCGGGAGGCGTGCGTCGGCTCGGAGTGGTCGGTCGCCACGGTGCGGTACACGAACGACCACCACTACGAGGCGGTGTTGCGGAAGGGCTGA
- a CDS encoding DUF7522 family protein, producing MSQLLPDEAADRLVSTCRTTVGDNARSVTYFSRTDHEQLYLRDDLEQDADLMAFIGTERQDFAMASDGYSGTELGGYRYTLRVFENGYAVRIDGRDKGVLVTSDGMELRDFNHLANAVSSTLEEWEGED from the coding sequence ATGTCCCAACTGCTCCCCGACGAGGCCGCGGATCGACTCGTCTCGACGTGCCGGACGACCGTCGGCGACAACGCCCGCTCGGTGACGTACTTCTCGCGGACTGACCACGAGCAGCTGTATCTGCGCGACGACCTGGAGCAGGACGCCGACCTGATGGCGTTCATCGGCACCGAGCGGCAGGACTTCGCGATGGCCAGCGACGGCTACTCAGGCACGGAGCTGGGCGGGTACCGCTACACCCTACGTGTGTTCGAGAACGGCTACGCCGTCCGCATCGACGGTCGCGACAAGGGCGTGCTCGTCACCAGTGACGGGATGGAGCTGCGTGACTTCAACCACCTCGCCAACGCCGTCTCCTCGACGCTAGAGGAGTGGGAGGGCGAGGACTGA
- a CDS encoding DEAD/DEAH box helicase, giving the protein MTDTPRATGMDAFAALGDEVRSALSERGFTTPTAPQRRAIPPLADGKDALVIAPTGTGKTETAMLPVLSALAGTRPEGLGALYVTPLRALNRDMRERLEWWGEYLDLDVQVRHGDTTDYQRSKQANDPPDVLVTTPETLQAMLTGEKLRAALSDVDHVVVDEVHELAASKRGAQLTVGLERVRRLAGDFQRIGLSATVGDPEEVGKFLTGDRGCEIVEVDVGSKVEFDVVSPEVTAEDERLAGKLATDPDIASHVRLIRDIVREHESVLIFVNTRQTAEALGSRFKTLGEPIGVHHGSLSKDARIEVEDGFKAGDVDGLVCTSSMELGIDVGRVDHVVQYNSPREVARLLQRVGRAGHRRDEVSRGTVVTDSPDDTMEALAIARRAVEGDVEESGIHHGSLDTLANQIVGLLMDMGEVDAREAYDLITRAYPFRDLPEETFREVARELSGNRLLWIDEERDVLETSGGTWQYYYRNLSMIPDEETYDVYDISSRRQIGTLDERFVVNFAQPGEAFIQGGELWRINDIDEEESEVNVAPIEDPAGEVPSWTGQEIPVPRAVAAEVGEMRGVAEPQFAGGADADAVAREFAGRYPAGAETIRVGLETVGRHVEAGHPMPTDSRIVVEGRGRSIAVNAAFGHEVNRTLGRLLSALVGQRTGSSVGMEADPYRIELEVPNGVTPGTVIQVLEETDAEHVEALLELALKHSDTLKFTLAHVAAKFGALKRYQGNKRFGGDRLMAALEDTPVFDEAVREVFHTELAVEETAELLADIHAGEVDVVAARERTPLGTDGRSSGREFLVPENADASVIETIRDRIMDDHVIQLCVHCGEWTQRTKVRRVRDSPECPECGSTRIAALNPWADEVVQAVQASEKDEEQRQLTRKANRSANLVQAHGKQAVIALAARGVGPHNAARIIGKLREDEDDFYRDILQQERQYARTKSFWE; this is encoded by the coding sequence ATGACCGACACGCCGCGAGCGACGGGGATGGACGCCTTCGCGGCGCTTGGCGACGAGGTCCGGTCGGCGCTCTCCGAGCGCGGGTTTACGACGCCCACGGCGCCACAGCGGCGGGCGATCCCGCCGCTGGCGGATGGGAAGGACGCCCTTGTCATCGCACCGACGGGGACCGGCAAGACCGAGACGGCGATGTTGCCGGTGTTGTCGGCGCTCGCGGGGACGCGTCCGGAGGGCCTCGGCGCCCTGTACGTGACGCCGCTGCGGGCGCTCAACCGGGACATGCGCGAGCGGTTGGAGTGGTGGGGCGAGTACCTCGACCTCGACGTGCAGGTGCGCCACGGCGACACCACCGACTACCAGCGCAGCAAGCAGGCGAACGACCCCCCGGACGTGCTGGTGACGACGCCGGAGACGCTGCAGGCGATGTTGACCGGTGAGAAACTCCGTGCGGCCCTCTCGGACGTGGACCACGTCGTCGTCGACGAGGTCCACGAGTTGGCGGCCTCGAAACGCGGGGCCCAGTTGACTGTCGGGTTAGAGCGCGTGCGCCGGCTCGCCGGCGACTTCCAGCGCATCGGTCTCTCCGCGACGGTCGGCGACCCGGAGGAGGTCGGGAAGTTCCTCACCGGCGACCGCGGCTGTGAGATCGTCGAAGTCGACGTGGGGAGCAAGGTGGAGTTCGACGTGGTCTCCCCGGAGGTGACGGCGGAGGACGAACGCCTCGCCGGGAAGCTCGCGACCGATCCGGACATCGCCAGCCACGTCCGGCTGATCCGCGACATCGTCCGCGAGCACGAGTCGGTCCTGATATTCGTGAACACCCGGCAGACCGCGGAGGCGCTGGGATCGCGGTTCAAGACGCTCGGCGAGCCGATCGGCGTCCACCACGGGTCGCTGTCGAAGGACGCCCGGATCGAAGTCGAGGACGGGTTCAAAGCCGGCGATGTCGACGGGCTCGTCTGTACCTCCTCGATGGAGCTGGGGATCGACGTGGGGAGGGTGGATCACGTCGTACAGTACAACTCCCCGCGCGAGGTCGCGCGCCTGCTCCAGCGGGTCGGCCGCGCGGGTCACCGCCGCGACGAGGTGAGCCGCGGCACCGTCGTCACCGACAGCCCCGACGACACGATGGAGGCGCTGGCGATCGCCCGGCGGGCCGTCGAGGGCGACGTGGAGGAGTCGGGCATCCACCACGGCAGCCTCGACACGCTCGCCAACCAGATCGTCGGCCTGCTGATGGACATGGGCGAGGTCGACGCCCGCGAGGCGTACGATCTGATCACGCGGGCGTATCCCTTCCGCGATCTCCCCGAGGAGACGTTCCGCGAGGTCGCCCGGGAGCTGTCCGGGAACCGGCTGCTGTGGATCGACGAGGAGCGCGACGTGCTGGAGACCTCCGGCGGCACCTGGCAGTACTACTACCGGAACCTCTCGATGATCCCCGACGAGGAGACGTACGACGTGTACGACATCTCCTCGCGCCGCCAGATCGGCACGCTCGACGAGCGCTTCGTCGTCAACTTCGCCCAGCCCGGCGAGGCGTTCATTCAGGGCGGGGAGCTGTGGCGGATCAACGACATCGACGAGGAGGAGTCGGAGGTGAACGTCGCGCCCATCGAGGACCCCGCCGGCGAGGTGCCCTCCTGGACCGGGCAGGAGATCCCGGTCCCCCGCGCCGTCGCCGCGGAGGTCGGGGAGATGCGCGGCGTCGCCGAGCCGCAGTTCGCCGGCGGCGCCGACGCCGACGCGGTCGCCCGCGAGTTCGCGGGCCGGTACCCCGCCGGCGCGGAGACGATCCGCGTGGGGCTCGAGACGGTCGGCCGCCACGTCGAGGCGGGCCACCCGATGCCGACGGATTCGCGCATCGTCGTCGAGGGCAGGGGGCGGTCGATCGCCGTCAACGCCGCCTTCGGCCACGAGGTGAACCGCACGCTCGGGCGCCTCCTCTCGGCGCTCGTCGGCCAGCGGACCGGCTCGTCGGTCGGGATGGAAGCGGACCCCTACCGCATCGAGTTGGAAGTGCCCAACGGCGTGACACCGGGGACGGTTATCCAGGTGCTGGAGGAGACCGACGCCGAACACGTCGAAGCCCTCCTCGAACTCGCCTTGAAGCATTCGGACACGCTCAAGTTCACGCTCGCGCACGTCGCCGCGAAGTTCGGCGCGCTGAAGCGGTATCAGGGGAACAAACGGTTCGGCGGCGACCGACTCATGGCGGCGCTGGAGGACACGCCCGTCTTCGACGAGGCCGTCAGGGAGGTGTTCCACACCGAACTCGCAGTCGAGGAGACGGCCGAGCTGCTCGCCGATATCCACGCCGGCGAGGTCGATGTCGTCGCCGCCCGCGAACGCACGCCGCTGGGGACCGACGGCCGCTCCTCGGGCCGGGAGTTCCTCGTCCCCGAGAACGCCGACGCCTCCGTGATCGAGACGATCCGGGATCGAATTATGGACGACCACGTGATCCAGCTCTGTGTCCACTGCGGCGAGTGGACCCAGCGGACGAAGGTGCGCCGCGTCCGCGACAGCCCGGAGTGTCCCGAGTGCGGATCCACCCGCATCGCGGCGCTGAACCCGTGGGCCGACGAGGTCGTCCAGGCCGTCCAGGCGAGCGAGAAGGACGAGGAGCAGAGGCAGCTCACCCGGAAGGCGAACCGCTCGGCCAATCTCGTGCAGGCGCACGGGAAGCAGGCGGTGATCGCGCTGGCGGCCCGCGGGGTGGGGCCGCACAACGCCGCGCGGATCATCGGGAAGCTTCGGGAGGACGAGGACGACTTCTACCGAGACATCCTGCAACAGGAGCGGCAGTACGCGCGGACGAAGAGCTTCTGGGAGTGA
- a CDS encoding rubrerythrin-like domain-containing protein, which yields MPSSGIDPYSASEGVFECLGCGARTRTDSHPGTCPECDGTVQNIAVSRE from the coding sequence ATGCCATCATCAGGTATCGATCCGTACAGCGCGTCCGAGGGCGTGTTCGAGTGTCTCGGCTGCGGCGCGCGGACCCGAACGGACAGCCATCCCGGGACGTGCCCGGAGTGTGACGGCACCGTCCAAAACATCGCCGTCAGTCGGGAGTGA
- a CDS encoding NAD(P)/FAD-dependent oxidoreductase yields the protein MHVVVLGAGYAGVALTRRLESGLPPEVDITLVNERADHVLVHETHRAIRRPAVAEAISVPLDDLLDRAELVVDRVVDVDPDAGRAELADGDAIEWDYGALCLGSETAYYGIEGLREHATPLKSLDDAAAIREQFSELVDDGGRVVVGGAGLSGVQVAGELAALAREEGAEVPDDVEIALVEQLDEVAPNFPAGFSRAVHEQLEACGVDVETDTAVERVFDDRIATDGGDLRYDQFVWTGGIAGDDAVEGDRPVVRADLRLTDRTFALGDAARVVDADGEPVPASASAAIREAKTAAENVGRLVDHELSASPDDFAPRLATYRFEVPGWLVSVGDRAVAQLGPTVLTGTAARASKAGVGAGYLTSVGAVRKAVELAEAELR from the coding sequence ATGCATGTCGTCGTTCTCGGCGCCGGCTACGCCGGCGTCGCCCTGACCAGAAGGCTCGAATCCGGACTTCCGCCGGAGGTGGATATCACGCTCGTCAACGAGAGGGCGGACCACGTGCTCGTCCACGAGACCCACCGCGCGATCCGCCGGCCGGCGGTCGCGGAGGCGATCTCGGTACCCCTCGACGACCTGCTCGACCGTGCCGAACTAGTCGTCGACCGCGTCGTCGACGTGGACCCCGACGCGGGCCGAGCCGAACTGGCCGACGGCGACGCGATCGAGTGGGACTACGGCGCCCTGTGTCTCGGTTCGGAGACCGCGTACTACGGGATCGAGGGGCTGCGCGAGCACGCGACGCCGCTGAAGTCGCTCGACGACGCCGCGGCGATCCGGGAGCAGTTCTCGGAGCTGGTCGACGACGGCGGGCGCGTCGTGGTCGGCGGCGCCGGCCTGTCGGGCGTGCAGGTCGCCGGCGAACTCGCCGCGCTGGCCCGCGAGGAAGGCGCCGAGGTGCCCGACGACGTGGAGATCGCGCTGGTCGAGCAGCTGGACGAAGTGGCCCCGAACTTCCCCGCGGGCTTCAGTCGGGCCGTCCACGAACAGCTTGAGGCGTGCGGCGTCGACGTCGAGACGGACACCGCCGTCGAACGAGTGTTCGACGACCGGATCGCCACCGACGGCGGTGACCTCCGCTACGACCAGTTTGTCTGGACCGGCGGCATCGCCGGCGACGACGCGGTCGAGGGCGACCGTCCTGTCGTGCGGGCCGACCTCCGACTCACTGACCGCACGTTCGCGCTGGGCGACGCCGCCCGCGTCGTCGACGCGGACGGCGAACCGGTCCCCGCCTCCGCGTCCGCGGCGATCCGCGAGGCCAAGACGGCCGCCGAGAACGTCGGCCGGCTGGTCGACCACGAGCTGTCGGCCTCCCCGGACGACTTCGCTCCCCGGCTCGCGACGTACCGCTTCGAGGTGCCCGGGTGGCTCGTCTCCGTCGGGGACCGTGCGGTGGCGCAGCTGGGGCCGACGGTGCTCACCGGCACGGCGGCGAGGGCGTCGAAGGCGGGCGTCGGCGCCGGCTATCTCACGTCCGTTGGCGCCGTCCGCAAGGCTGTCGAGCTGGCCGAGGCGGAACTCCGATAA
- the mvaD gene encoding phosphomevalonate decarboxylase MvaD, which translates to MKATATAHPIQGLVKYHGMRDAERRLPYHDSISLCTAPSRTTTTVEWEPDASPTDDEFRIDGEVVDGRGAERIEMVADHVRALADLDAAVRVESENSFPSNVGFGSSSSGFAALATSLVEAAGLDMTRPEISTIARRGSSSAARAVTGAYSVLYAGMNDEDCRAERLDVGVGPDGFDPEEDLRVVTALVPSYKETEEAHREAEASHMFDARMAHVHEQLQRMRDRLRVGEFSGIFEIAEHDSLSLTATTMTGPAGWVYWQPETIAVFNAVRELREEEEIPVYFSTDTGASVYVNTPTEHAERVEERVAEVGVETDIWEVGGPARVLGESKSLF; encoded by the coding sequence ATGAAGGCCACCGCGACGGCCCACCCCATCCAGGGCCTCGTGAAGTACCACGGGATGCGCGACGCCGAGCGACGCCTCCCGTACCACGACTCGATCAGTCTCTGTACGGCCCCCTCGCGGACGACGACGACCGTCGAGTGGGAGCCGGACGCGTCGCCGACCGACGACGAGTTCCGGATCGACGGGGAGGTCGTCGACGGTCGCGGCGCCGAGCGCATCGAGATGGTCGCCGACCACGTCCGCGCGCTCGCGGATCTCGACGCTGCCGTCCGCGTCGAATCGGAGAACTCGTTCCCGTCGAACGTCGGCTTCGGCTCCTCCTCCTCAGGATTCGCGGCGCTGGCGACGTCGCTGGTGGAGGCCGCCGGCCTCGACATGACCCGACCCGAGATCTCGACGATCGCGCGCCGCGGCTCGTCGTCGGCCGCTCGCGCCGTCACCGGCGCCTACTCCGTGCTGTACGCCGGGATGAACGACGAGGACTGCCGCGCCGAGCGCCTCGACGTGGGTGTCGGTCCGGACGGCTTCGACCCCGAGGAGGACCTCCGCGTGGTGACTGCGCTCGTTCCCTCGTACAAGGAGACCGAGGAGGCCCACCGCGAGGCGGAGGCGAGCCACATGTTCGACGCGCGGATGGCCCACGTTCACGAGCAGCTTCAGCGGATGCGCGACCGCCTCCGCGTCGGAGAGTTCTCTGGGATCTTCGAGATCGCGGAGCACGACTCGCTGTCGCTGACGGCGACGACGATGACCGGCCCCGCCGGCTGGGTGTACTGGCAGCCCGAAACCATCGCCGTGTTCAACGCCGTCCGGGAACTCCGGGAGGAGGAGGAGATTCCGGTGTACTTCTCGACGGACACCGGCGCGAGCGTCTACGTCAACACGCCGACCGAGCACGCCGAGCGCGTCGAAGAGCGCGTCGCCGAGGTCGGCGTCGAAACCGATATCTGGGAGGTCGGCGGTCCGGCGCGCGTACTCGGGGAGTCGAAGTCTCTGTTCTGA
- a CDS encoding 3-hydroxyacyl-CoA dehydrogenase family protein encodes MRELSEIRTVGVVGAGTMGNGIAQVAATAGYDVVMRDIEQRFVDNGLEAIESSLSRLDAKGELDDSPGAIYDRIAGTTDLGDLADADLVVEAALEDMEVKQDIFEDLEAVTDDDVVLGTNTSTLSITTIASATDREDLVVGLHFMNPVPIMTGVEVVTGEKTAGEATDLAHAFAEDLGKETWESDDKPGFVTNRVLMPWINEGIRAYDEGVASKEDMDKGMKLGTNVPMGPLELADHIGLDICLDASETLHEELGDRYKPAYLLKRKVAAGDLGKKTGEGFYEYE; translated from the coding sequence ATGCGCGAACTCTCGGAAATCCGGACGGTGGGCGTCGTCGGCGCGGGGACGATGGGCAACGGCATCGCCCAGGTCGCCGCGACGGCCGGATACGACGTAGTGATGCGCGATATCGAACAGCGGTTCGTCGACAACGGGCTGGAGGCGATCGAGTCGTCGCTGTCGCGCCTCGACGCGAAGGGAGAACTCGACGACTCGCCCGGGGCGATCTACGACCGGATCGCGGGAACGACCGATCTCGGCGACCTCGCGGACGCCGACCTCGTCGTCGAGGCCGCTCTGGAGGATATGGAGGTGAAGCAAGACATCTTCGAGGATCTCGAAGCCGTGACCGACGACGACGTCGTGCTCGGGACGAACACCTCCACCCTCTCTATCACGACGATCGCCTCGGCGACCGACCGCGAGGACCTCGTCGTCGGCCTCCACTTCATGAACCCGGTCCCGATCATGACCGGCGTCGAGGTCGTCACCGGCGAGAAGACCGCCGGCGAGGCGACGGATCTGGCGCACGCGTTCGCCGAAGATCTGGGCAAGGAGACGTGGGAAAGCGACGACAAGCCCGGATTCGTCACCAACCGCGTGCTCATGCCGTGGATCAATGAGGGCATCCGCGCGTACGACGAGGGCGTCGCCTCCAAGGAGGACATGGACAAGGGGATGAAACTCGGGACGAACGTCCCGATGGGCCCGCTGGAACTCGCCGATCACATCGGTCTCGACATCTGCCTCGACGCCAGCGAGACGCTCCACGAGGAGCTCGGCGATCGGTACAAGCCGGCGTACCTCCTCAAACGCAAGGTCGCAGCCGGCGACCTCGGGAAGAAGACCGGCGAGGGATTCTACGAGTACGAGTGA